From Methylomonas sp. EFPC3, a single genomic window includes:
- the yajC gene encoding preprotein translocase subunit YajC: MSFLISDAMAQTAPAMQQPGFEGMLFPLGILIFFYFLFIRPQAKRNKEQKQMLAALTKGAEVVTSGGILGKVAELDDNFVKLEVSDNSFIQVQRHAIASMMPKGTYKTLNNKKS; the protein is encoded by the coding sequence ATGAGTTTTTTGATTTCCGACGCAATGGCTCAGACTGCGCCTGCCATGCAACAACCGGGTTTCGAGGGCATGCTGTTTCCGCTGGGCATTTTGATATTTTTCTATTTTCTGTTCATACGCCCCCAAGCCAAACGCAATAAAGAGCAGAAACAAATGCTGGCGGCACTGACCAAAGGCGCCGAGGTGGTCACCAGCGGCGGTATTCTTGGCAAAGTTGCGGAATTGGACGATAACTTCGTCAAACTGGAAGTCTCCGACAATAGTTTCATCCAAGTGCAACGCCACGCCATTGCCAGCATGATGCCCAAAGGCACTTACAAAACCTTGAACAACAAAAAATCCTAA
- the secD gene encoding protein translocase subunit SecD: protein MQNHFPVWKNTLVLIILLIGTIYALPNIYGNDPAVQLASSTSAPLQQNQADDVAATIKNAGFTLKAFEFENGKILARFNNTDEQMKAADLLREQLADKATVALNLAPATPDWLRALGANPMHLGLDLRGGVHFLLEVDMDSALKQAEERYTNDIRTAFRDAKVRYQSVTKEDQGIKVVLPNEESRVAAAAVLNKDFRNLALVESGPNEFTLSIPERDLREIKKSALGQNITTLRNRVNELGVAEPIIQQQGDSRIVVQLPGVQDTTRAKELLGTTATLEYRLVDVEHDVQSALSGHEPAGSRLYKDKNGNPVLLKRAVIVTGDQITDASSGLDQDGQAAVFITLDGAGAKKMGKMTQENIGKPMAVVFIEYKSETRVVNGEKVQHKEKVEKVISVATIRDSFSKRFQTTGLDSPEEARTLALLLRAGALAAPVEIVEERTVGPSLGQENIDQGMMSITAGFLLVVFFMIGYYRAFGLIANFALLFNVVLLIAIMSVLQATLTLPGMAGIVLTVGMAVDANVLINERIREELRNGLSLQASIFTGYEKAFATILDSNVTHFIVAVLLFGFGTGPVKGFALVLMIGIATSVFTAVTGTRMLVNWFYGGDRRDGRVSI, encoded by the coding sequence ATGCAAAATCATTTCCCTGTCTGGAAAAACACTCTGGTGCTGATCATCCTGCTGATCGGTACGATTTACGCGTTACCCAATATCTACGGTAACGACCCGGCAGTACAACTGGCGTCCTCCACTTCGGCGCCGTTGCAGCAGAACCAGGCCGACGATGTTGCCGCGACGATTAAAAACGCAGGTTTCACGCTGAAAGCGTTCGAATTCGAGAACGGCAAAATCCTGGCCCGGTTTAACAACACCGACGAGCAAATGAAAGCCGCCGATCTGTTGCGCGAGCAATTGGCGGACAAAGCCACCGTGGCGTTGAATCTGGCCCCCGCTACGCCGGACTGGCTGCGCGCACTGGGTGCGAATCCGATGCATCTGGGCCTGGACTTGCGCGGCGGCGTGCATTTCCTGCTGGAAGTGGACATGGACAGCGCCTTGAAGCAGGCGGAAGAACGTTACACCAACGACATCCGTACCGCGTTCCGCGACGCCAAAGTTCGTTACCAGTCGGTGACCAAAGAAGACCAAGGCATCAAAGTCGTGCTGCCGAACGAAGAATCGCGGGTTGCCGCGGCTGCAGTGTTGAACAAGGATTTCCGCAATCTGGCATTGGTGGAAAGCGGGCCGAACGAATTCACTCTGTCCATCCCGGAACGCGACCTGCGCGAGATCAAAAAATCCGCCCTGGGCCAAAACATCACCACGCTGCGTAACCGGGTTAACGAATTGGGCGTAGCCGAACCGATCATTCAGCAACAGGGCGACAGCCGTATCGTCGTTCAATTGCCGGGCGTACAAGACACCACCCGTGCCAAAGAGTTGCTGGGCACTACGGCGACCCTGGAATACCGTTTAGTCGACGTCGAACACGACGTGCAATCGGCTTTGAGCGGACACGAACCGGCCGGCAGCCGCTTATATAAAGATAAAAACGGCAATCCGGTGTTGTTGAAACGAGCCGTCATCGTCACCGGCGACCAGATCACCGACGCTTCGTCGGGTCTGGATCAGGACGGCCAGGCCGCAGTGTTCATTACCTTGGACGGCGCCGGCGCCAAGAAAATGGGCAAGATGACCCAGGAAAATATCGGCAAGCCGATGGCCGTGGTGTTTATCGAGTACAAATCCGAAACCCGAGTGGTTAACGGCGAAAAAGTCCAGCACAAGGAAAAAGTCGAGAAAGTCATCAGCGTTGCCACCATCCGCGACAGCTTCAGCAAGCGTTTCCAGACCACCGGCCTGGACAGCCCGGAAGAAGCCCGCACGCTGGCACTGTTGCTTAGAGCCGGCGCGCTGGCGGCTCCGGTCGAAATCGTCGAAGAACGCACGGTCGGTCCGAGTCTGGGTCAGGAAAACATCGACCAGGGCATGATGTCGATCACCGCCGGCTTCCTCCTGGTGGTATTTTTCATGATCGGTTACTACCGCGCATTCGGTTTGATCGCCAATTTCGCACTGCTTTTCAACGTGGTGTTGCTGATCGCGATCATGTCGGTGCTGCAAGCGACGCTGACCTTGCCCGGCATGGCCGGCATCGTGTTGACAGTCGGTATGGCGGTCGACGCCAACGTCTTGATCAACGAACGGATTCGGGAAGAACTGCGTAACGGTTTGAGCCTGCAAGCCAGTATCTTTACCGGTTACGAAAAAGCTTTCGCCACAATTCTCGACTCCAACGTTACCCATTTTATTGTTGCAGTGCTGCTGTTCGGTTTCGGCACCGGTCCGGTGAAAGGTTTTGCGCTGGTGCTGATGATAGGCATCGCCACTTCGGTATTCACCGCCGTGACCGGCACCCGCATGTTGGTCAACTGGTTTTATGGCGGCGACCGCCGCGACGGCAGAGTATCCATCTAA
- a CDS encoding GGDEF domain-containing protein, which translates to MNLDLRTMMVMIAVLSFLLSILLLVASLHARGIRGLRHWSMASLFISFGAGLAYPALTPQPGWNIVAGASFLVIGSALQFLGIQAFKNRSCRCGLLFAAVASVIGVSAWFTLFEPNTQLRASANSLIFAGINFACARSLLIPLASYQRTAHWLTGASFAALGLVYVARAVSIFSSPAADYGLFNPMPLNPVMFFAGSVIQLFLSFGFVLMVNYRMAAELENLAAIDALTGAWNRRSLDLECQRLLARSARRKEALAVLMLDVDYFKNINDAHGHQAGDQVLIQLIENAKRQIRGEDYLARYGGEEFCLILPCTNEKEAHCLAERLRQSHATQPTQWQGQTITSTISIGIAGSDNIGLNFSALLQAADTALYRAKQAGRNRVANFSDISLLDLGE; encoded by the coding sequence ATGAACCTCGACCTGCGCACGATGATGGTGATGATTGCCGTGCTCAGCTTTTTACTCTCCATCTTGCTATTGGTCGCCAGTCTGCATGCTCGCGGCATACGGGGCTTGAGGCACTGGTCAATGGCCAGCCTGTTCATCAGTTTCGGCGCCGGCCTTGCTTATCCGGCACTGACTCCGCAACCGGGCTGGAACATCGTTGCCGGCGCATCGTTTCTGGTCATCGGCTCGGCCTTGCAATTTCTCGGAATTCAAGCCTTCAAAAACCGGTCCTGCCGATGCGGTTTGCTATTCGCGGCAGTAGCATCGGTGATCGGCGTCAGCGCTTGGTTTACCTTGTTCGAACCCAATACCCAATTGCGCGCCAGCGCCAATTCCCTGATTTTCGCCGGAATCAATTTCGCCTGTGCTCGCTCGTTGCTGATTCCGCTCGCTTCCTATCAGAGAACCGCGCATTGGTTGACGGGTGCCTCTTTCGCGGCGCTGGGTTTGGTTTATGTCGCCAGGGCGGTGTCGATATTTTCCTCCCCGGCAGCAGATTACGGCCTGTTCAATCCAATGCCGCTTAATCCGGTCATGTTTTTTGCCGGCAGCGTCATCCAGTTGTTTCTCAGCTTCGGCTTTGTCCTGATGGTGAACTACCGGATGGCGGCCGAACTGGAAAACCTGGCCGCGATTGACGCCCTGACCGGCGCCTGGAACCGGCGCAGCCTGGATCTGGAATGCCAACGCCTGCTAGCGCGAAGCGCGCGGCGCAAAGAAGCCTTGGCCGTTTTGATGCTGGATGTCGACTATTTTAAAAACATTAACGATGCTCACGGCCACCAAGCCGGCGATCAAGTCTTGATACAATTGATAGAAAACGCCAAGCGCCAGATTCGTGGCGAGGATTATCTGGCGCGCTACGGCGGCGAGGAGTTCTGCCTGATCCTGCCCTGCACCAACGAAAAGGAAGCCCACTGTCTAGCGGAAAGACTGCGGCAAAGCCACGCCACCCAACCGACGCAGTGGCAAGGACAAACCATAACCAGCACCATCAGCATCGGGATTGCCGGTTCGGACAACATCGGCTTGAATTTTTCCGCGTTGTTGCAGGCTGCCGACACAGCCTTGTATCGCGCCAAGCAAGCCGGACGCAACAGGGTGGCCAATTTCTCGGATATTTCGTTGTTGGACTTGGGCGAGTAG
- the rlmN gene encoding 23S rRNA (adenine(2503)-C(2))-methyltransferase RlmN: MNSATVSAKPDPINLLDFDRKGLQAFFVGLGEKPFRATQVLKWIYQEGISNFDEMTNLSKPLRAYLSEHCQIKAPQIVAEQLASDGTCKWAMQMQCGNRVETVYIPEERRATLCISSQVGCALACTFCSTAKQGFNRNLSTAEIIGQLYLAQQRLGPDRRITNVVMMGMGEPLLNFDNVVAAMNLMMDDFCYGLSKRRVTISTSGIVPAMQRLNAVCDVSMAVSLHAPNDALRDQLVPINVKYPLKELMEACRAYAKTGPRKHITFEYVMLDGINDSEADAHTLVKLLKDVPSKLNLIPFNPFPQSHYRCSAQSTILKFRDILHNAGIVTTIRKTRGEDIDAACGQLVGQVQDKSRRHLKLQAQEAAHVS, encoded by the coding sequence ATGAACTCTGCGACCGTATCCGCTAAACCGGATCCGATCAATTTGCTCGATTTCGACAGAAAGGGCCTGCAGGCCTTTTTTGTCGGACTCGGCGAAAAGCCGTTTCGCGCCACCCAGGTGTTGAAATGGATTTATCAGGAAGGCATCTCCAATTTCGATGAAATGACCAACCTGAGCAAGCCCTTGCGCGCTTACCTCAGCGAGCACTGCCAAATAAAAGCGCCGCAGATCGTCGCCGAACAATTAGCTAGCGACGGCACCTGCAAATGGGCGATGCAAATGCAGTGCGGTAACCGGGTCGAAACCGTGTACATTCCGGAAGAACGCCGAGCCACGCTGTGCATCTCGTCGCAAGTCGGTTGCGCACTGGCGTGCACCTTCTGCTCCACCGCCAAACAAGGTTTCAATCGCAATCTGTCGACCGCCGAAATCATCGGTCAGCTTTATTTGGCACAACAACGCCTCGGGCCGGACCGCCGTATCACCAACGTGGTGATGATGGGCATGGGTGAGCCACTATTGAATTTCGACAACGTCGTGGCAGCGATGAATCTGATGATGGACGATTTCTGCTACGGACTGTCCAAACGCCGGGTAACGATCAGCACCTCCGGTATCGTGCCGGCAATGCAACGTTTGAATGCGGTGTGCGACGTCAGCATGGCGGTTTCCCTGCACGCGCCGAATGACGCATTGCGCGACCAGTTGGTGCCGATCAACGTCAAATACCCGCTGAAAGAACTGATGGAAGCCTGCCGAGCCTACGCCAAGACCGGGCCGCGCAAACACATCACGTTCGAATACGTCATGCTGGACGGCATCAACGACAGCGAAGCCGATGCGCATACACTGGTCAAATTGCTGAAAGACGTACCGTCCAAATTAAACCTGATTCCGTTCAATCCGTTTCCGCAATCCCATTATCGCTGCTCGGCGCAAAGCACAATTTTGAAGTTTCGCGATATTCTGCACAACGCCGGCATCGTCACCACGATCCGCAAAACCCGGGGCGAGGATATCGATGCAGCCTGCGGCCAGCTGGTGGGACAGGTGCAAGACAAGAGCCGCCGCCACCTGAAACTGCAAGCCCAGGAAGCCGCGCATGTCAGTTAA
- the pilW gene encoding type IV pilus biogenesis/stability protein PilW, which translates to MSVKSLAGAVLWLMVAGGCGLLPTSRETMSSADKAKLNLQMGARYLDMGMLDVAREKLETAVRLDSSNAEIHNTLAVFYERIKDYDAADDSYRNAMRKDPESFSIKSNYGRFLCDRGKYDQAFELLNNSLESPMNNRPWFALTNLGLCHVKQNDFRQAETCFRQALQTQPDYAPALLEMQRISYQNQQFMSARAFMERYLGVAKHTPESLWLAFQTERALGNGKLAEEYREQLLGSFPASKEAQQVKTAISK; encoded by the coding sequence ATGTCAGTTAAGTCTCTGGCGGGTGCAGTCCTCTGGCTGATGGTAGCCGGCGGTTGCGGCCTGCTGCCGACCAGCCGCGAAACCATGAGCTCCGCCGACAAGGCCAAGCTAAATTTACAGATGGGTGCCCGTTATCTCGACATGGGCATGCTCGATGTAGCCAGAGAAAAGCTGGAAACCGCAGTCCGCCTCGACTCCAGCAATGCTGAAATCCATAACACGCTGGCAGTATTTTACGAACGCATCAAGGACTACGACGCAGCCGACGACAGTTACCGTAACGCAATGCGCAAGGATCCGGAAAGTTTCAGCATCAAAAGCAATTACGGACGCTTTTTGTGCGACCGGGGCAAATACGACCAGGCATTCGAGTTACTGAACAACTCTTTGGAATCGCCGATGAACAATCGGCCCTGGTTTGCATTGACCAATTTGGGTTTATGTCATGTCAAACAGAACGACTTTCGCCAAGCCGAAACCTGTTTCCGTCAAGCGTTACAAACCCAGCCGGACTATGCGCCGGCATTGTTGGAAATGCAGCGTATCAGCTACCAGAACCAGCAGTTCATGTCGGCTAGAGCCTTCATGGAACGCTATTTGGGTGTCGCCAAGCACACACCGGAAAGCCTCTGGCTAGCATTCCAAACCGAACGCGCGCTGGGCAACGGCAAGCTGGCCGAAGAATACCGCGAGCAACTACTCGGCTCGTTCCCCGCTTCCAAAGAAGCACAACAAGTTAAAACCGCGATCAGCAAATAG
- the hisS gene encoding histidine--tRNA ligase, with protein MAKQQQAIQAIRGMHDILPEQSPYWQWLEGQARQVLAGYGYQEIRLPIVEKTELFKRSIGEVTDIVEKEMYTFEDRNGDSLTLRPEGTAGCLRACLEHGLLHNQSHRLWYYGPMFRHERPQKGRYRQFYQLGVETYGMPGPDIDAEMVLLTDRLWKRLGIRDMVELQINSLGTSEERLAYRGTLVEYFKQHLSLLDEDSLRRLETNPLRILDSKNPEMQAMLQQAPVLLEHLGAESLAHFDSLKATLDDLGIVYTINTRLVRGLDYYGKTVFEWVTERLGSQGTICAGGRYDGLIEQLGGKANHAIGFAMGMERILALLELLETVPVEANVDVYMIRVGGEAEAAGMRLAESIRDQLPHLKLQVNCGGGSFKSQFKKADKSGAEYAIVIGDDEAARGEVALKPLRADQEQRTLDHNQLLQALRDWHQPKSL; from the coding sequence ATGGCAAAACAACAACAGGCCATTCAGGCCATCCGCGGCATGCACGACATTCTTCCCGAGCAATCGCCTTACTGGCAATGGCTCGAAGGCCAGGCTCGCCAGGTATTGGCCGGATACGGCTACCAGGAAATTCGTCTGCCCATCGTCGAAAAAACCGAATTATTCAAACGCTCGATCGGCGAAGTCACCGACATCGTCGAAAAGGAAATGTATACCTTCGAAGACCGTAACGGCGATTCGTTGACATTGCGCCCGGAAGGCACCGCTGGCTGTCTGCGCGCCTGCCTCGAACACGGCCTGTTGCACAACCAAAGCCACCGCTTGTGGTATTACGGCCCGATGTTCCGCCACGAGCGCCCGCAAAAAGGCCGCTACCGCCAGTTTTACCAATTGGGTGTCGAGACTTACGGCATGCCGGGCCCGGATATCGATGCCGAAATGGTATTGTTGACCGACCGTTTGTGGAAACGCCTGGGTATTCGCGACATGGTGGAATTGCAAATCAACTCGTTGGGCACCAGCGAGGAGCGATTGGCTTACCGCGGCACACTAGTCGAATATTTCAAACAACATTTAAGCCTGCTGGACGAAGACAGCCTGCGCCGGCTGGAGACCAACCCACTGCGCATCCTGGATAGCAAGAATCCCGAAATGCAGGCGATGCTGCAACAAGCGCCGGTATTACTGGAACATTTGGGTGCGGAAAGCCTGGCCCATTTCGACAGCCTGAAAGCAACGCTGGACGACTTGGGTATCGTCTACACCATCAATACCCGACTGGTGCGCGGCCTGGATTATTATGGCAAAACCGTTTTCGAATGGGTCACCGAACGACTCGGCTCGCAAGGCACCATCTGCGCCGGCGGCCGCTACGACGGATTGATCGAGCAATTGGGCGGCAAAGCCAACCACGCGATCGGTTTTGCGATGGGTATGGAACGCATACTGGCCCTATTGGAGTTGCTGGAAACGGTTCCGGTGGAAGCCAACGTCGACGTATACATGATCCGGGTCGGCGGTGAGGCCGAAGCCGCCGGCATGCGCTTGGCGGAATCCATCCGCGATCAGTTGCCACATTTGAAGTTACAAGTCAATTGCGGCGGCGGCAGCTTTAAAAGTCAATTCAAAAAAGCCGACAAATCCGGAGCCGAGTACGCCATCGTCATTGGCGACGACGAGGCCGCCCGCGGCGAAGTGGCGTTGAAGCCCTTGCGCGCCGACCAGGAACAACGCACGCTCGACCATAACCAACTCCTGCAAGCTCTGCGGGACTGGCATCAACCCAAATCCCTGTAA
- the asd gene encoding archaetidylserine decarboxylase (Phosphatidylserine decarboxylase is synthesized as a single chain precursor. Generation of the pyruvoyl active site from a Ser is coupled to cleavage of a Gly-Ser bond between the larger (beta) and smaller (alpha chains). It is an integral membrane protein.), giving the protein MSLKQICTVLPQYALPHHLLSGWMAKLTHCRNKTWKNLFIQAISRAYGVNLEEAKDPNLDHYANFNEFFTRELKDGIRPIAAAADAIACPADGVISQVGTIQDGRIFQAKGHEYSALELLGGDAERSAAFEHGSFATIYLSPKDYHRLHMPLSGTLTEMVHIPGRLFSVNNATVETVPNLFARNERVACLFETEAGPMALVLVGAIFVSSVETVWHGVVTPPSISAPRTWQYPDKPPMIDKGAEMGRFNMGSTIIVLFGKDVTAWNGELQAGRAVKLGEAIGRVLK; this is encoded by the coding sequence ATGAGCTTAAAACAGATTTGCACCGTCCTGCCTCAATACGCCCTCCCCCATCACTTGCTTTCAGGCTGGATGGCCAAATTGACCCACTGCCGCAACAAAACCTGGAAAAATCTGTTCATTCAAGCCATCAGCCGGGCATACGGCGTCAATCTGGAAGAGGCCAAAGATCCCAATCTTGACCACTACGCCAACTTCAACGAATTTTTCACCCGCGAATTGAAAGACGGCATCCGGCCGATCGCGGCCGCGGCAGATGCAATCGCCTGCCCGGCCGACGGCGTAATCAGCCAAGTCGGCACAATTCAGGATGGCCGTATTTTCCAGGCCAAAGGTCACGAATATTCTGCCTTGGAATTGCTCGGCGGCGACGCGGAGCGCTCAGCCGCTTTCGAACACGGCAGCTTCGCGACGATTTATTTGTCGCCCAAGGACTACCATCGACTACACATGCCCTTGAGCGGAACGCTAACGGAAATGGTACACATACCGGGCCGCCTGTTCAGCGTCAACAACGCCACGGTTGAGACCGTACCCAATTTGTTCGCTCGCAACGAACGCGTAGCCTGCTTGTTCGAAACCGAGGCCGGTCCGATGGCGTTGGTACTGGTCGGAGCCATTTTCGTATCCAGCGTCGAGACGGTCTGGCATGGCGTGGTAACGCCGCCGTCGATCAGCGCGCCGCGGACTTGGCAATATCCGGACAAGCCGCCGATGATCGACAAAGGCGCCGAAATGGGCCGCTTCAATATGGGATCGACCATCATCGTCTTATTCGGCAAAGACGTTACCGCTTGGAACGGCGAGTTACAGGCCGGCCGCGCCGTTAAGCTCGGTGAAGCTATCGGCCGCGTTTTGAAATAA
- a CDS encoding tetratricopeptide repeat protein has translation MAIYDTEEEQLEQLKKWWEANQTSLIAGVATALVLVAGWNMWQNHQTSQRSQASQMYQQMLESAAKDNSESTEKLAERLPTEFASTAYANYAHLQLAKVKVQKGDLEGAKAVLKQAIQTAHSEPLKHVARLRLIQLMLATSQYEQGLQLIAEVDPAKAEGFSASYDELQGDLYVALDRIDEARSAYQSAIRTGQATPLTQFKLDDVAAPAVAPTAAN, from the coding sequence GTGGCAATTTACGATACTGAAGAAGAACAACTGGAACAGTTGAAAAAATGGTGGGAGGCCAACCAAACATCGCTGATCGCCGGCGTGGCCACGGCGCTGGTATTGGTCGCCGGCTGGAATATGTGGCAAAACCATCAGACCAGCCAGCGCAGTCAGGCGTCGCAAATGTACCAGCAGATGCTGGAAAGCGCCGCCAAGGACAATAGCGAATCAACTGAAAAGCTGGCAGAACGCCTGCCGACCGAGTTTGCTTCCACTGCCTACGCCAATTACGCCCACCTGCAACTGGCCAAAGTCAAAGTGCAGAAAGGCGATCTCGAAGGCGCTAAAGCCGTTCTGAAACAGGCAATCCAGACCGCGCACAGCGAACCGCTGAAACACGTAGCCCGCCTGCGTTTGATCCAGCTGATGCTGGCCACCAGCCAATACGAGCAAGGACTGCAACTGATCGCCGAAGTCGACCCGGCCAAAGCCGAAGGCTTCTCGGCCAGCTACGACGAATTGCAGGGCGATCTGTACGTCGCATTGGACCGTATCGACGAAGCGCGTAGCGCTTACCAAAGTGCGATCAGAACCGGCCAAGCCACGCCGCTGACTCAATTCAAATTGGACGACGTCGCCGCGCCTGCGGTTGCGCCGACTGCCGCCAATTAA
- a CDS encoding EscU/YscU/HrcU family type III secretion system export apparatus switch protein yields MSGRTFYNADIAVALKYDGKNAPRVTARGEGITAQQILAIAEKHGVPLQNQPELARILAQIPLGEEIPQQLYVAVAEVIAFAYFLSGKLPDPEP; encoded by the coding sequence GTGAGCGGCAGAACCTTTTACAACGCCGACATTGCCGTCGCCCTCAAGTACGACGGCAAAAACGCGCCCAGAGTCACCGCCAGAGGCGAAGGCATTACCGCTCAGCAAATCTTGGCCATCGCCGAAAAGCACGGCGTCCCGTTGCAAAACCAACCGGAATTGGCGCGGATATTGGCGCAGATTCCGCTGGGCGAAGAAATCCCCCAACAACTTTACGTCGCCGTTGCCGAAGTCATTGCTTTCGCTTACTTTCTCAGCGGCAAATTACCCGATCCCGAACCATGA
- the queF gene encoding preQ(1) synthase, whose protein sequence is MTTRPSSDLTTFENPRPTRDFTIRIDIPEFTCLCPMTGQPDFAKLTIEYVPDRLCVELKSLKLYMWTFRELGAFHEAVTNEILDHIVAAISPNFMRLRAEFNVRGGIYTTVVAEHRNPNWQAPAPVALP, encoded by the coding sequence ATGACCACCCGACCCAGCTCAGATTTGACCACTTTCGAAAACCCGCGTCCGACCCGAGATTTCACGATCCGGATCGACATTCCGGAATTCACCTGCCTGTGCCCGATGACCGGCCAGCCGGATTTCGCCAAACTGACGATAGAATACGTGCCGGACCGACTCTGTGTGGAGTTGAAATCCCTGAAACTTTACATGTGGACCTTTCGCGAACTCGGTGCGTTTCATGAGGCCGTCACCAACGAAATTCTCGACCACATCGTCGCAGCGATTTCGCCCAACTTCATGCGCCTGCGCGCCGAGTTCAACGTGCGCGGCGGCATTTACACCACGGTAGTCGCCGAACATCGCAACCCGAATTGGCAAGCACCGGCGCCGGTAGCATTGCCTTAG
- the ndk gene encoding nucleoside-diphosphate kinase, which yields MAIERTFSIIKPDAVAKNVIGEIVSRFEKNGLRIVASKMLQLSQEQAEGFYAEHKERGFFKDLVSFMTSGPVIVQVLEGENAVLKNRELMGATNPKEAAPGTIRADFAVSIDENAVHGSDAPESAAREIAYFFSANELCDRIR from the coding sequence ATGGCAATCGAACGTACTTTCTCAATCATCAAGCCTGATGCGGTCGCTAAAAACGTGATTGGGGAAATTGTCAGCCGTTTCGAAAAAAACGGTCTGCGCATCGTTGCATCCAAAATGCTGCAACTGAGCCAAGAACAAGCCGAAGGCTTCTACGCCGAACATAAGGAACGCGGTTTCTTCAAAGACCTGGTCAGCTTTATGACCTCCGGTCCGGTAATCGTGCAAGTGCTGGAAGGCGAAAACGCCGTGTTGAAAAACCGCGAGCTGATGGGTGCAACCAACCCGAAAGAAGCCGCGCCAGGCACCATCCGCGCCGACTTCGCGGTCAGCATCGACGAAAACGCAGTACACGGCTCCGATGCGCCGGAATCAGCAGCAAGAGAAATCGCTTACTTCTTCTCCGCCAATGAACTCTGCGACCGTATCCGCTAA